The Setaria italica strain Yugu1 chromosome VIII, Setaria_italica_v2.0, whole genome shotgun sequence genome includes the window GATTGAATTCTATGTGTCCATTCGTCGGATCTGCTAGCTGTGTTTGGTTCTACCCAAAAACGCACGATTCTGGAATCCTATCATGAGGCTTCATCGGTTGGATTCATTGTAGCGTCAGACGATACGATCCATAGGATGACGATATATACTAGCTAATAACCTTGATCTTCTCTAGCTAGTCGATCGTAATAAGAATATAATTAGAAGAAGAATCTTAATATTAACTTGTTGGTGGAACGAACTCGCTTATTACGTTCCTCAACATCCGCAAATTAAACATGATGCTGGAGATCGTACTTACTGTCCACATGGAGAAATTATTAATAAAGGTCCATGTACGTCGAACAACAAAAATATGTACAAATGGAAAAGGAACCAGCGAAATCCAAATCGATTTGGAATGCTAAATTAGAAACAAAGTAAATATGTCTCACCGGCGGCCACCGGAGAATCGATCGCACGCCCAAGGGAGACAGAGAGGATGGAGGAGAAGCGCTAGCTAGCACCAGCACCACAGCAGGGAAaccggagacgacgacgacgacggccacgCAGGCGGGCGAATACCTAGCCGATCGAACAGCTAGCCTGGTCCTTAAATCGAAGCGCACAAAGTGTAGTTGCATCAACGTCAATACAGACCAAGCACCAGCTAGCGCCGGGGTGTGCACATGCAATCGAGGCGCCTGCCGTCGTAGGAAGGCAACGTCAAGTCGACAATGCAGAACGTGTGGGTCCTCTCGCACCATGAGAGCAGCAGCGTCGGGGGCGGCAGACTCTTCTTCGATTCATATCTAACAAGGGGATTGACATCCTCGAAACACCTGTGCGGGCTAACGACTAAAATTGACATTACCTTGGATTTGCTAGGCAATCAGGCCAAACCGATCTCACGGAGTCACGGTTTTCGGAAACCTGTCAGACCGGTAGAACGGGTAATTTGCATTGGATATTGGAATTTTTTACGAGGAAGATATGGTTCTGAAAACATATATGTGCTCGTGCAACCATAGATAACGTCCTAGGCTTTATTGGTTGACTTAGGGTACGTCAGTGACATCCACGTCCTGACGGAGTCCCTCAGGCAAGAGCTTCGATGAGCTTTGCTAGTTTGCTCATAAACTAATCATTTTTCATCACATAATTGCACTGGTTACCCTTTTTCTCATTCGCTCGTAAACCCAGCCGGTCTTCACTAGCAACCATGATAGTTACCCCTCGAACAATCGAGTAAGTACCAATATTCCATAATAAATTTCTTTGTTGTCTCCTTTAAAAAATTGTTATGTTGTCGTATGTACGTTCTAAAATTTACTCATCTCTGTGAACGTGCCAATTGCCAGATTTAATTTCTATTTTATGGTTGTCATCCATTCACCTTCGTCGGATGTAGAAATTAACATTACAAATTACTTCAATCTTCATTAGGAGAGAATCATACGTGAAGACGGTTCTTGCATTAGAGCATTTCGCTTCTCTCACTAACATTGCCAAGTCTTAAATGGGCCGGCTGATGGTTGATAGTTTGTTGGATTTCGAACCGGAAATGGACCTGTATTCAGTGTTCCCAGAGCTCCCTCTCGCGCGTTTGGCAGTTAGTATTGGATTTCGGACCTGAAAATGGGCCTATATTCAGTGTTGCAACACCAATAATGAATTTGACCCGGCCCGTGCACTCTCCTGGAAGTACGTAGTCACCAAGTCGCGTGCGCGGGGCATCGCCGGCGGATCCTCTTCCGGCTGTGGCGGATCTTCAATAGCAGCGGGCGGGGACCATAGCCTTCAAGGGGGCCAAGTCTGCGGCGTAGGACGTCTTCGCGTAAGTGCCTTGCTGCATAGTAGTCTCTAATCCTGTACGTGTATTTTTTTCAGTGCCAAATTGCCAATTGATCTCATTGTATTATCCTCTTAGGCCACAATGCAATGCGCTTCTTTAGCCCTAAAAGAAATGCAATGAGCTGCATTTTGCTGCTAAATTCCTATGAAATCCGTAGGTTACAGTGAGGCCTATTCGTAGCAGGTCCTGATACCAGCCGGGCATTATTACTAGGTCATGTACTCATGTGCGTGCTTTAACTTGAAAATGGAGAACATGGTATATACAGAACAGAGGAACAGAGTGTTCTCTGCAATAGTTTTGATGTAGAAAAGATGGCAATAGTAACATTTCCCTGATCCAAATTTCTACGAAAGAAAATAGCATTCAATATGCATATATAGTTCCAAAGTTGAATCAGATTCTCAGAGCAGTTGACACAAGTAATCTCAAATGTAGTCATCATGCTAAAACATCACATCTGAAAAAGAAACTATTATCTACCTTGTAGGCTAGATAGTTACATCATTAGCACTACATGGCTCTGCAGATGTCGATTCCTCTTCCTTGGCCACCCTTACATGGAAATATGCTGGGTGTTTAGGCTCAGGCAGGATCATGCTTACGCTGCTTAGCATCCCAACCACACCTGACATTGTGGGCCTATCAGCAGCATTCTCTTGCACACACAGGAGCGCGATGTTTATGCATCTCATGATTTATAGTGTTTGATGACTCGCCGCAACAAATGATGCGTCCACAAGTTGAAACCACCTTCCCTCACTCCACAGCTGCCATGCCTATGAAAATGTTAATCATAAATTACACATTTCAAGCTTATAACTTACTGTATAAACAGAACAAATTTACAAATGTGAAAATATCTGGAGAAGACTCACGTATCCAAGAAGGTTCAAAAAGTCTCCGTATTGCTGGAAACCTGAATTTGTTTTTTCCAATGATGATCTCTAGAATTAGCACACCGAAGCTGAACACATCAGATTTTATTGAGTAGATACCTCCTGAAGCATTCTGGGGCCATGTAACCACTAGAAGGGCACACACAAGACAATAAACAAGAAAAAGTTCTTATTTCAGCTTGTTGTCATTTATCAACTTATAGCAATAAGGAACTTATTTGGCAAACAAAGCTTACTATGTTCCAACCACCCTTTAAGTGTTTCCTTCTGTGTCATTTGAGCTAAACATTTTAGCAAGGCCAAAATCTGAAAATTTAGGGTTCATTTCAGAGTCCAAGAGAATGTTGCTTGCTTTTACATCTCTATGTATAATGGGTAATCTAGAGTATTTATGCAAATATAGAAGCTCTTCTGCTGTTGCTTCAATTATGATTAGACGTTTATTCCAGCTAAGTAAGCTTCTTCTTGTTTCATCTGCACATTAACTAAGAGTAAATGCAACAGAAAAACTAGAAAAGTACCCAGGATGCATAATTGTTCGATATATATAGTACCGAAGAATAAAGAAATCCAAGCTTTTATTTGGCAAATATTCATAGACCAGAATTTTTTCCTCCCCTTGAGAGCAACATCCCAAGAGCCTAACCAGATTTCTGTGCTGGAGTTTGGCAATCAGCTGGACTTCATTTTTGAACTCTCTGAAACCTTGTCCTGAATGTGAAGCAAGTCTCTTAATTGCTATCTCCAATCCATCAGGAAGCTTAACCAGTAAAAAGTGTTACATTTTCTTGACCATTGATATGGTCTTTTTGTTGACAATCTTCTCTACCAGAAGCAAACTAACTTGAATGACATATAAAATCAGTCTTCACAATTTCTCATGGAGCATGAGTTTTAGTTCCTTTCTCTCTATGTTATCCCACACATTCTCTACCTTGTATACAGGACCAAAGCCACCTTGCCCAAGTTTATTTTCTACCGAGAAGTTTTTTCTGGCTTCCAAAACTTGAGAAAAGCTGAAAAACGTGAACATTGAATTGCTCCCTTCTATTCCCAATTCCAGTTCTTCATCTTGGTGCACATTCACTTTCAATCTATCCATTAAACTCCATTTACCTGTGTTAACAGTTGTATGGTCGTATAAGTTACAAATTTGCAAACAAAAACTTGATGACTGCATGCAGGTAATAGTAGCATAGTAGTTAGTAGAACGGTAATTTCACACACAACTAACCTGGTCTGTGCCTTCTCATCCATCCAAAGCCAAAAATGAAGCACATAAGTGCTGCCACTAGAGGAACAACTATGGCCATCGCCCAAATCTTGCTCTTGGGCCCTGACATGAGAAGTAAAGCATTAAGCGGCGTTTTTGTGTTTAGAGCATAACTTAGAAGCCAGGTACTCGATTGGGTTGCACCAATACCGGACAGGCCATTGCAGTCGGTTCCAAATTTAGTAGACAATCAATATGTAATACTCAGTATCCTATAAAAGGCCCAGCTCTCACAAAAAGGTTAAATCGGAGATGCTACAATAGAAAAATGAAGGTTTATTATGTGGTGGGAGTTCCCAACATAATGTTCTCTATTCTACATATGCTTATGTACAAACTAAATCTTAATTtatttggtttggacatgtTTTTCATTATCCTTAAATTTTGTAGCATCTAGCTAAGAGCACAGTGCAAAGCAGTGCACAAAACTACAAGACAATTTAATGATTAGGTATATAAACATTGAATTAAAATCGTGTGAATCGAGGTAACTACAAAACATTGAAATCACTCATCTGCTGGATTCCTTGGGAGATTTGAAGCAGCTCCAAACTCTGGATATCAGGGAGACATCTGTAACCAAGCACCAAAGAGCATCATTAAGCTAGAGAAGCTGCAATACGTTCGTGCTGGCAGCACCGTAACCATGGACAATGATGCCGGCATGGTACAAGACTCACCACAACCAGCAGCAGCGGATAACCCATCATCATCAGAACATCCAACATCACCACCACCAGAAGCAGAGAACTCACCATTATTAGTTACATcatcaccaccagcagcagatAGCAGGCCGGGTGCAACTCTGGTGCTAAACTGGTTGTTcatacagcagcagcagcaccgacTTGATGATGGCTCTCATAATGGCGTCAAGGTTCCTCGAGGGATTGGGCGGAACCTTTCCACCATGCACACTCTGGATGTTGTTAACATCAGCGCTGCCGCGAGGGCGTTCTGGAGGAGCTCAAGAACGTTACCCAACTGCACAAGCTTGGAGTGTCGGGCATCAACCAGAACAAAACAACGCCGACAAGCTCTTTTCAGCCATCGTCTCACGTCTCAACCATGTGTGCAATCCTTGTCACTGCACGTGCAGGGGCAGCTCAACGAAGCCAACTGCTTGGGGGGCTTCTCCGAGGAAACTATCAAGAGCCTGCGGCTGGGGAGCCTCAAGTTGTACTTGGATGACTGCAGGTTGCCAGTGTGGATCAAGAACCTTTGGAATCTCAGAAAATTGAGATTACATAAGACTAAGTTAGCGCAAGAGGAGATATTCCTCCTTCCAAACCTACATCGAGGAAATCTAGCTATGTCTTTTTCTGTCAGAGCTCCAAGATGGTATGCTCCAATGCAATTCTCGGTCCGCGCCGCGCACCTCGAGATTTCTTGCAGCTCCAAGTTACAGGCTAAAATAACATTTGCCCACGGAATGCATCATATTATTACGGTGCTGAGGATTCGGTGCCCGCGCGTGTCGTCACTGCAGATCCATGGCCTGCGCCCTGCGGCATCTAGATGGTCTGAAGGAAGTCTGGCTCAGCGGGCCCTGTGATGACGCCCATAAGCAAACACTATCAGAGCGAGCTTGCCACCGTATCGGGTAAGAAAAGGAAATTAAAGAGCAAACCGACCGGGTTCGTCGACCCCATGTACTACTCACGACCAGGTTGTAGCATGCCCATTCTAGTCGCCTCCATCCAAAGACCAGAAGGGCTTCGTGGTGATGAGCCAACTACCAAAAGCTTTTCTAGATGACAGGTATATTCTTCCTTTTATAAGAAAAAACTACAGTCCATACTCTTTTTCCTCAAGCGGGGAGTGAGGTTTTTTGATGAGGTGGGCATGTAATCTCACTTGTGaaatataaaatatttttcCCGTAGATGCATGTTGCCTGCGCGTCTCATGTGTCGAACCGTGTGCCATCTTTTTTACTTTTTCCGCAAAAGTGTGCAGCTATCGACAGAGCTGAACATCGAAGCAAGAATCCCCCTCCCCAAGTTTTCGCAACTGTTAGACTCTTCAACCCATGCCACGGTGAATACCAACTTCTCACGCGGCCAAGGCCAAAAGACATAAAGGGAGCTCCCATAATAAAAAGTTAAAGCTTGCCAATTATCCGGAAGAATTGAAGGAGGGTTCAGCAAACTTCTTGTGACTTCTGAGGCTGGAGGAACCAGCAGGTTCGTCGACCCAACGGCTAATGACCAGCTCGTCATGGTCGTCCTTATCGTCGCTGCCTCCGTCCTCCCAGGCGTCTTTGCCTGGGAAATTAAATACAAGGTCAGTGCTGTCCATGTCACCTATTGGCCCCTGCTACACTCACTGTTCAGTCATCTCGATAACGTACGGCAAGCTGCATGCATTAACGTTTTTCCTCACAGGCTGTCAGAGAGcaaagggcctgtttggttagcattgcttattataagcaacttataaataagcaaataagttgcttataatccaaacactcttgcttataagaagttgcttataagttgcttatgcataagcataTAAGCAAACTTTTGGGTTGCTTATAGTTGCTTATGGAGCACTTTtactcctcctaccctcattctctctcctctctcccctttctctcttctctctcccgtcACCACTGCCTGGCGCCGcttccgccggccgccgcccgcctgcgcgccgcccgccgccgctcccgcccgcccgccgccagctcgccgcctgcctccgcgctcgcccgaccgccgccgctcccgcccgcccgccgcccgctcgccgtccgccttcgcgccgctcgccgctcgccgcccgctcctgcgccgcccgcccgctggatctcccgcccgcccgcccgctggatctcccgcccgcccgcccgctggATCTCcttgctcctcctcccgcgccgtcgCTGGATCTGGACGAGCGGAGGGGCGCCCGCTGTACGAATCGAGCCTTCGGCGCCCGTCGGGGGAGAAGCAGGCGGCGCGTCCAGTGGGCTCGAGCCCGCCGCCCATTTTCCATCTCGTCGgctgctcccgcccgccgccgccgctcccacccgcccgccgcccgcccgcctccgcgccgcgcgcccgccgccggccgcccgccgctcgcaccCCGCCGCTGCCCAAACCAAGGGGTAGGAGCTGGGCCATTTTCAGGGGTAGGAAAATGGGATGGCAGGGGTAAATATGTCAATACCAATCatataagcaacccaaaccaaacacctagacttaggcgtttggttccctttgcttatttttaagcaaatgtcacatcaatatttagatactaattaggagtattaaacgtaggctatttataAAACCAATAACAAACGTGGAGGCCCAATAGCTAGAGGAGTATGTCAAACCATGTGAATCGTTcattgggacggagggagtaaatcgGTGATAGATGTTTCATACTTTCTTTGCGCCTTTGAATTTATTAGGTTGATGGAGAAACCTAATGGGAAATGTTGTGANNNNNNNNNNNNNNNNNNNNNNNNNNNNNNNNNNNNNNNNNNNNNNNNNNNNNNNNNNNNNNNNNNNNNNNNNNNNNNNNNNNNNNNNNN containing:
- the LOC111258345 gene encoding uncharacterized protein LOC111258345 encodes the protein MDNDAGMVQDSPQPAAADNPSSSEHPTSPPPEAENSPLLVTSSPPAADSRPGATLVLNWLFIQQQQHRLDDGSHNGVKVPRGIGRNLSTMHTLDVVNISAAARAFWRSSRTLPNCTSLECRASTRTKQRRQALFSHRLTSQPCVQSLSLHVQGQLNEANCLGGFSEETIKSLRLGSLKLYLDDCRLPVWIKNLWNLRKLRLHKTKLAQEEIFLLPNLHRGNLAMSFSVRAPRWYAPMQFSVRAAHLEISCSSKLQAKITFAHGMHHIITVLRIRCPRVSSLQIHGLRPAASRWSEGSLAQRAL